A single Verrucomicrobiia bacterium DNA region contains:
- a CDS encoding rhomboid family intramembrane serine protease — protein MAKSTWKDFRSAFQFSIFFVAVLFVTFGIDILLRVKGSGLAGFGIIPRTTWGLIGIPFSPLLHANLAHLLANSVPLLVLLTLLFWDRKYHPGTTLTIIWLVSGVGTWLIGRNESGGQPIVHIGASSVIYGIFAYLIASAFWMRRWRSAFIAVLVLFLYGGIVLGAMPQAGPISWEGHLAGMIAGIWCALRLHS, from the coding sequence GTGGCCAAATCCACCTGGAAAGATTTTCGTTCCGCCTTCCAGTTCAGCATTTTCTTTGTTGCCGTACTTTTCGTCACGTTCGGGATAGATATTCTTCTTCGGGTCAAGGGTTCGGGATTAGCCGGTTTCGGCATCATTCCGCGCACTACATGGGGTTTGATCGGCATTCCCTTCAGCCCCCTGCTCCATGCGAATCTCGCCCATCTGTTGGCAAACTCAGTCCCTCTCCTAGTCCTGCTCACCCTGCTCTTCTGGGATCGGAAATATCATCCCGGCACCACCCTTACCATCATCTGGCTCGTGAGCGGCGTGGGCACTTGGCTGATCGGACGCAATGAATCGGGCGGGCAGCCGATCGTGCATATCGGAGCCAGTTCGGTCATCTACGGCATCTTCGCCTATTTGATCGCTTCCGCCTTTTGGATGCGGCGTTGGCGTTCCGCTTTCATCGCTGTGCTTGTTCTGTTCCTCTATGGCGGCATCGTCTTGGGCGCCATGCCCCAAGCTGGCCCGATCAGTTGGGAAGGACACTTGGCCGGCATGATTGCCGGTATCTGGTGCGCCCTAAGGCTGCATAGCTGA